The genomic region GGACCGTACCTCATTCAGGATACGGACTTGGATTAGAACGAACGGTTGCATGGCTTTGTGGGCTTTCTCATGTCCGTGAAACGATTCCATTCCCACGAATGATGGGAAGGCTGAAGCCTTAGCTTAGAGCTTTTTATACAGAAAGCTTAGTTGATGAGCCGGAATTTTTGCTGCCTGATTTTTTTTCAGAATCAGAGTTGTCATCGGTATCATCCTTTTCTTTCTTTGTTTCATTTTTGGATGATTGTGAGGCTGAAACAGAATTGGAACTCATGGAATCAGATGACTTTTGAGTATTTCTTTTCTCAACTTCTATATCCGGCCCAACTTGCAAAGATCCTTTTATTTGGGCACCATCTTCAATAGTTATCTTTTTTGTAAATATTTCCCCATCTATAATGGCGGTTGGGCGTAGTGTTAATTTTTCTGAAGTTCGAACATCACCGGTCATTTTACCGGCTATATCAGCAGAAGGGGAATGAATGGTTCCTTTCACAACCCCGGAATCCGTCAATATTACTTTCTGTTTGGCTCTAATGTCGCCTTCAACAGTACCTGCTATTCGCAGATCATCACTGCATTTTATGTCGCCGGTGATTTCAGTTGGTTTTGTAATATAGGTAATGGCAGGAGATTGGGGACTTTGGTCGTTTTTCACTGTATTTGATTTTGGCTTTAGTCTCATATTAAAGTGTTACTTTTCTTGAAATGTTATGTTCCCTAAAATCTCAAAAGATTATCATTTCATTCAAGGTCACTTTCCTTATCTTTGCCAGCAATGGCACGAAAACAAAATAGCAATCAGATTTATCAGCAGGTGAAAGGGGAGCTGAGTTCCGGCAATCTGAAACCGATCTATTATTTATATGGTGAGGAAGAATTCTATCTTGACCAATTGTTAGAGCAGTTTTCGAAGATTATACCGCCGGAACAAAAAGACTTTAACTTTGATTTGTTGTATGGACAAGAAGTAACCCCTGTTCAGGTTTTATCTATTGCTCAAAGCTTTCCGATGATGGCCGAAAAACGAGTGCTTATCATCCGTAATTTTTTACAGTTAAGTAAAGGGGGCAGTGAAGATGGTTCACCCAGTGGTCATATCAACGACTTTATTTCCTATATAGAGAACCCCAATCCAAATACATTGCTGGTGATGTTTGATACCAAAAAACCGGCCGGCAATACCAACATTGGTAAAGCTATTAAGAAAAGTAAAAATGTTGGTTTTCACGAGTTTGAGCGGATGGCTGACTATTTAATCCCGGATTGGGTAATTGATTGGGTAAAAAGTCATCACTCTAAAAGCATAGAACCTGCAGCAGCCCAACTGTTAGCTCAATTTGTGGGTAATAACCTCCAGTTACTGTCCACAGAAATAGATAAAGTGTGCACTTTTGTGGACACTTTTGATACCATATCGGAAGCTGATGTAAAAAAAATAATCGGCTCATATCGGGAATTTACGGCCATAGAGCTTAAAGAAGCCATTGTTAAGAGAAATCTGGAACAATCACTATACATTTCGGAACAGATGTTGCAACACACTAAATCAGACACGGGAGAATTGATTCGTCTCGTGGGGTTCTTTAACAGTGTGTTCGTAAATATCTGGCAAATTTTGAGGTACTCTGAAAAAGGGTTTGCTAAAAATAAAATTCAGAGTGAGTTAGGCATCGGCAGCAGCTGGTACTTTAACAAGCTTTGGGATGACGCCTCAAACTTTCATTACAGCGAAATGCCCCGGATATTTGAAGCTCTCTTGGATGCAGATCGCTCCATTAAAGGCTTCAGCACATTAGACTCCACATCGATTTTATTCTTCCTGGTTAAGCGAATCATCGGATAGTATCGATTCGCGATTAAGTAAGAATCGAAACTAAATTGTGGAGTTTAAATATGAAAGCGTTTCAAGCGACATACGTAAAGAAGTATGATGATGAAGATTTAATGGAATATTTCCAAAACGGTCAGGAGTTGGCTTTCAATGAATTAGTTTATCGGTACCAAGATCGCCTTCATAACTTCTTATATCGCTATACACACAATCATCAGGATTGTGAAGATTTGGTACAAGAAACCTTTCTCAGAGTTCATAAAAGTAAACATTCTTATGAGCGCATTGCTAAATTTTCGACATGGATGTATACCATTGCGCTGAACCTTGCCAAGAGCTTATACAAAAAGAAACAGCGAATGTATAAAGTGTCGATTCACAAAGATGAGTCCGATCCTGATGACAGGGAACTTCTTCTGGAGGATGCTAATATTCTTCAGGATGATGCTCTTCATGAAAAACTATGTATGGAGCAGCTTGAAAAAGCACTAATGGAATTACCGGAAGATTTCCGTGAGGTGATTATACTCCGCGATCTGCAGCAACTTTCCTATGAAGAAATATCTGAAATTACCAGCATTCCGATGGGAACTGTGAAGTCAAGAATTAATCGTGGCAGAGCACAAGTACAAGCGCTAATAGAAGATTATGCACAATTGGGAACAAATGCGGCCTGATTAAATTAAAGGGGAGTGAAAGACAATTTAGCAAACTCCCCTTATGGAAAATTTTTTAGACAAAGAATACCACCCTGTAATCGAGGAATTCATTATCGATTATGTTGATGATGAAATGGGCTCGGTTGAGAGAGAGACATTTGAAGAAGTGCTTTTGCATGATGACGAGCTACGTGAATTGGCATTTTCTGCCAAAGGAGGTAAAAAATTATTACAGGAATTACAAGAGTTTAAGGCTCGGGAAGGGTTTTTGAAACGCTTGATGGCAAGTATTCCTGAAAGTGATTAGTAAAAAGTACACCATAGTTGATTATAGACTACCTTGGTATATTTTTTTAAGAAAGCATATGCATATTACTTGAGAATAACTTTTCTTTGACGTAATCAATTCATACAATATTCTACATTGGCTTCCGGATCAAAGAAAGTAATTTACGCTGCCCTAATTGGAAATTCGCTCATTTCTGTTACTAAGTTTATAGCTGCATCGATTAGTGGAAGTTCGGCGATGATGTCAGAGGGTATCCATTCCGTAGTTGATACCGGTAATCAGCTTTTGTTACTCTTGGGACTTAAAAAAGCCCAAAAACCTGCTGATACACAATTCCCGTTTGGACATGGCAAAGAAGTTTATTTCTGGAGTTTTGCGGTAGCTATTATAATTTTTGGGGTAGGAGCCGGTATTTCTATATACGAAGGTATTCACAGCCTTCAGGATCCTCATGAAATATCAAACCCGATGATCAATTACATTGTGCTGGGTCTGGCTATGATCTTCGAAAGTTTTGCCTGGTACTTTGCCTGGAAAGAATTTAAACGCACTAAAGGAAGTCAAAGCTATTATAAAGCGGTTCGGCGGCAAAAAGACCCGATTACATTTGTAGTTTTGTTTGAAGACTCAGCTGCTATGTTAGGCCTGATTGTGGCTTTTTTGGGCGTTTACTTATCTCAGGTTACCGGGTTACTTATTTTTGATGGGATAGCTTCCATCACCATTGGGATAGTTCTGGGTGGTACTGCAATTTGGTTGGCACATGAAACCAAAGGATTATTGATTGGGGAAAGCGCCGATCTTGAAATAGTAGATGGAATCAAGAGCATGACTGATAATGTTAACTCTATTCAGACAGTTAATGAAGTACTCACCTTGCATATGGGGCCGGAGTATATCCTGGTCACAATTAATGCTGATTTTCATTCGATTATAAATTCGGACAAAATAGAATCTGATACAGCAACATTATCCGCAAAAATTAAAGAAGCCTATCCTAGAGTGAAGCGCGTATTTATTGAAGCGGAGGCATCAGATTAGATAAGATATAATTTCTTACTTATTAGAGCAGTAAATCATCGGGGCGCCACGAGGGAAATAAAAATTCTCAATCAGAAAAAACCTCTCCAAAAATCCTTTTAATACTGAAGCAGTCAGTATTCCAACAATTTGGATAGTTTTTCTTTAAATTTTGAATTAGCGATAAAACCATCTTCCAGGTTTTTGTCATGGGGGATGGGGGTATCCAAAGAAGCACAGCGGATTACAGGTGCATCTAACCATTCAAAACATTCTTCGGTAATGATGGCGGATATCTCACTTAGCGGCCCCAAGGTTAGAGACGGCTCTTGTAAAAGCAGTACTTTTCCTGTTTTCTGGACGGTAGTTTTAATGGCGTCTTTATCCAAAGGAAGGAGAGTTCTTAAATCGAGGACTTCCAGAGAAATTCCTTTTTGACTGTACTCATCAACTATGTTGAGTGCCCATTGTACGCCCATTCCATAAGTAATAATAGAGGCATCGGTTCCTTCATGCCGGACTTTAGCTTTCCCTAGTGGTTCATATGTTGCTTTGTCGGGAGTTACTTCGCGGAGGCTTCGATAGAGTTTTTTGTGTTCAAAAAATAGCACGGGATTGGGATCATAAAGCGAACTGTACAATAGGTTTTGAGCGTCTTCCACAGTTCCGGGAACGACGACTTTAAGTCCGGGGATCTGCATAAACCAGCCTTCTACTGACTGGGAGTGGTAAGGACCTGCTCCAACTCCACCGCCATGCGGGGCACGTATAGTAATGTTTAATGGGGGTGACCAACGGTAATGAGTTTTGGCAATATTATTCACAATCTGGTTAAAGCCACAGGAAATGAAATCAGCAAACTGCATTTCTACTACGGGTTTGAACCCTTCCAAAGCCAGTCCCATGGCTGCTCCCAGTACTCCGGATTCGATGATGGGAGTATTGCGGATGCGTTCTTTGCCAAACTGTTCCAAAAATCCTTCCGTAATTTTAAAAACCCCGCCATATTCAGCGATATCCTGTCCCATAATCAGAAATAACTCATCTTCTTCAAAAGCCTGTCGTAGGGTAGATTGTATCACATCCACAAAACGACGCTCGTAGGTCACTCCGTCAGCATGTGTGGGGACCTGGGGTTCTTCTTGCGCATACACTGCCTTCAATTCGGCCTCTTCGTCAAAAACAGGATCGGCAGTTTCAAGAGCTTTATTCAATTCTGCTTTAAATGATTGATCAATCTCTTTGGTAATATTTTTGAATTCCTTTTCGCCGGCGATTCCCTCTGATTCCAAAAATTGTTCGAATCTCAGAATTGGATCTTTTTCAGCCCAGTCTTCAAACAAAACATCAGGTACGTAGTGAGTTCCGGATGCCTCCTCATGCCCACGCATACGAAACGTTTTTGCTTCAATAAGAACCGGTTCTCCTTTTAAGGCAAGCTTTCGCGCCTTTTCTACCGTCTCCATCACTTCAAAGATATTATTGCCATCGATATTGAAGCCATGCATTCCGTAGCCTTTGGCCCGATCGGATAAATTTTCGCAAACAAATTGTTCAGAAGTAGGAGTGGACAGTCCATATCCATTATTTTCAATTACAAAAACAACCGGTAATTGCCATACAGCGGCCAGATTCAATGCTTCATGAAAATCACCTTCACTGGTAGCTCCGTCACCGCAAAATGAAAAGGCAACAGCGTCTTCCTTCTTAAGTTTTTTAGCGAGGGCGAGTCCGTCGGCGACAGGCATCATGGCAGCAAGGTGCGAAATCATACCAACGATATTATGCTCTAAACTTCCGAAATGAAAAGAGCGATCCCGCCCCCCGGTAAAGCCATCAGCTTTTCCAAAAAGCTGACAAAATAAAGGGTAGAGGGGGACTTCACGCGCGGTAAATACTCCAAGATTCCTGTGCATGGGTAAAATATAGTCTTCCGATTTTGCAGATAATGCAACTCCAACTCCTACCGCTTCTTGGCCAATACCTGAAAACCATTTACTGATTTTATTCTGGCGTAATAATTTGAGCATGCGTTCTTCAATACGTCGAGGGAGAAGTAAGCTTTTATAGATATGAAGAGCTTGCTCAGCAGATATTTTTTTCTTGGTGATTGCCACGCAGTCGTTTATTTAATTAAAATTACCAGCCCAACAGATAAGCAAAAATTAGCGGAGCTACAATAGTTGCATCCGATTCAATGACAAATTTTGGTGTGTCAATTCCAAGCTTTCCCCATGTTATTTTTTCGTTAGGAACGGCACCCGAATATGAACCGTAGCTGGTAGTGGAGTCACTTATCTGACAGAAGTAGGACCAAAGTGGTATGTCTTTTTTTCCAAGATCTTGCTCAATCATGGGAACAACACAAATGGGGAAGTCCCCGGCTATACCGCCACCGATTTGGAAAAATCCGATACCATTCCCTGATTCTTTTTGATACCAGTCGGATAACATCATCATATACTCGATGCCGGATTTCATCGCGGAAGACTGTGTCCTGCCCTCAATGCAATGGGATGCAAAAAAGTTACCGCAGGTTGAATCTTCCCATCCCGGTACAATAACGGGGATATTCTTTTTAGCGGCAGCCAGAAGCCAGGAATCCTTAGGGTCGATTTGGTAATCGTCTTCCAGGTCTCCACTTAACAATACATCATAAAAATACTCGTGAGGAAAATACCGTTCGCCTTCTTTGGTTGCTTTTACCCAGCGTTTCACCAAATGATCTTCAATACGCCTCATGGCTTCTTCTTCGGGAATACAAGTGTCTGTTACCCTGTTGAAGTGATTTTCGAGAAGTTCTTGTTCATCCTGTGGGCTCAAATCCCTGTAATTGGGAATTCGCTTGTAATAATTATGTGCAACCAGGTTGAAAACGTCTTCTTCAAGGTTGGCGCCCGTACAGGTGATGATATGTACCTTGTCCTCGCGAATCATTTCTGCCAGCGATAGTCCCAATTCACCGGTACTCATAGCCCCGGCTAGGGTAATCATCATCTTAGCCCCCGAATCAAGTTGCTTTTCATACGCTTTGGCGGCATCAACTACCGTAGCAGCATTAAAATGACGAAAATGGTGGGTTATAAATTCTGAAACGGGTCCTTTGTTACTCATGAATTCGCAAATTTATAGCTTAACATTTTATAGTAAAGTTTGGCAGCCAAAAACTGTGGAGCTGTAAGTCCCTCAATAGGAGCAAGTTCTACAATATCAAAGCCGAGTACATGCTTTTGTTGAAATACTTTTTTGAGATATTGGATCATAATATTCCAGTTCATTCCTCCGGGCTCTGGTGTTCCGGTTGCCGGCATAATGGATGGATCAAATACATCAAGGTCGAGGGTTATATATACTTTATCGGTCATTTTAGTAAGCGAATCATCCATCCAGTCTGTTTGACCAAATATATCTTCAGCAAAATAGCATTTGTTTCGATCGAGATATTTTAACTCTTCGGAATCCATGCTGCGTATGCCCACCTGAATCAGGTTTGCGTTTAGGGAGGCATCGTAAACGGCGCAAGCGTGATTGTAGGGCGAGCCGTGATACTCAGGGCGAAGATCTGTATGTGCATCCAGTTGCAGAATGGTGATGTCAGGATGGGCCTCATAAAAAGCTTTTATGATACCGATGCTGATGGAATGTTCACCACCAAAAAAGGTAAGGAATTTATCGGTTTTTAATAACTCTTGAGTGTTTTTATATACTGCTTCAAACATGGCTTCCGGTGAAGCATCTTCCAGAATTGGATCAATGATATGAACGCCTTCCTTGTACACTTCACTGTCGGTTTCAATATCGTAGATTTCCATGTTCTCGGCGGCCTCCAAAAAGGCTTCAAAACCACGATCGGCTCCTTTTCCCCAGGTGCTTGTTCCATCGTAGGGAATGGATTGAAGCAAGACTCTGGCTTGTTCGAACTCGTTGTGCTTTCCTTTAATACCTGTAAAAACTTGATCCGTTTTAGTCATTATAACCCAATATGTTAAGCATATTATCTACCGTTTGTTCATCACGGTAAACATAATCGAAGAGATTTCCATTTTCATCCTTATCCACCACAATGTGTTTAGGAGAGGGAATGAGGCAATGTTTGATTCCGCCATATCCGCTGATGGAATCTTGGTAAGCCCCGGTATGGAAGAATCCAATATAGAGCGGCTCAGCTTCGTCATCAGAATAGGCCGGAAGCAATACTTGCTGATTTAATTCTTCTGAATTGTAATAATCGGAATGATCGCAGCTTATACCACCGATGTTCACGCGTTTATATTGGTTCTGCCATTTGTTCAATGGCAGCAAGATGAACTTCTCATTGATCGACCATGCATCTGGAATGGTATTCATCAAACTGTTATCGACCAGATACCAAAGTTCCGTGTCATTTTGCTGTTTTTGTTCCAGTACCTGGAAAATTACAGCTCCGCTTTCACCAACGGTATATTTTCCGAATTCGGTATAAATATCAGGCTCTTCAACTCCATCATCTTTGCAGGCTTCCTGAATATTACGGACTATCTCACCGGTAATGTATTTATAGTCAAATTCAAAGCTGAGGCTGTTCTGAATTGGAAAACCACCGCCGATGTTCAATGCCGTAACAGAAGGGACAATTTTTTTAATTTTGGTGAATTGAGCCAGGGCCTTCTTGAATTCATTCCAATAATACATATTATCGCCAACACCGGAATCCACGAAAAAGTGAACCATAACCAGTTCAACTTGATCGTTACCTATTATTTTTTCACGGACAAAATCCAATATTTCACGTTTGTTTATACCCAGGCGGGAAGTGTAATAGGAGGCCTGCGGGTCTTCTTCAATAGATATCCGTAACCCTATTTTTATGGGCTTTTTGGTATCTAGCTCCATCAGTTTGTCAAGTTCATGGGTATTATCCAGTACGCAGATGGAATTCGAAAACCCATTGTTGATCAATCGCCCAATTTTCTTAATATAATCGTCCGTTTTGTATCCATTATGAACGATGGTTTTATCCTGGGGAAATACACCTTTATTATAAAGGTTCTCAATTAGGTCAATATCGAACGAAGAAGACGTCTCCAATGAGACATTTTCTTTTAATGCTGTTCTTACAACGTGATTAAAATGGCAGCATTTGGTGCAGTAACAAAATTCATACTTTCCGGAATAGTTGTTTTCGGTTATCGCCTGATTAAAATACTCTCGCGATTGCTGAATTTTTTCTCTGATTTTAGGGAGATAGGCGAGTTTGAAAGGGGTCCCGTATTTTTCAATCAGATGTTTTAGGTCTACATTGTTGAATCTCAGCGTGCCGTTGACCAGTTCAAACCCATTCTGAGGGAAGTGATAGGTCTGGTCAATCAGTTCGTAATAATTATTTTTCATTAAAGAGTATGAAATTTAAAGGCGATAAATAAAATTGTTAGATGATAAATATAACAGATAATTGACTATAATTATGATATCTATATGAGGTACAAGGAAAAAATTTTAAGAGAGCATAACATTGATTTTCTGCAAAAATATGTATCTTTGAATTTGCTTTAAAAGAAGGAAGTATCAGCGGCTCCTGTTAAGCCAAGTATACGTTTTCGCTTTTAGTTACAAAAGCACTAATCACTGTACTTTTAATTTCAGATCCTTATAAATATTGGAAGCACTTGGCCGACAAATTTTAGTTGAATTTTACGACTGCGAATCCGCAAAACTTAACGATGTAGAATACATCGAATCATCCATGTTAGCCGGCACCAAAGCTGCACGGGCTACCATTATTTCTCACAATTTTCACAAATTCAGTCCATACGGCGTGAGTGGGGTTGTTGTGATTGCTGAATCTCATGTGGCCATCCATACCTGGCCGGAGTATAATTATGCTGCGGTAGATATTTTTACATGTGGTGACACCATTGATCCCTGGATCATACAAGAATTCCTGAAAGAAGCA from Gracilimonas sp. harbors:
- a CDS encoding polymer-forming cytoskeletal protein, which gives rise to MRLKPKSNTVKNDQSPQSPAITYITKPTEITGDIKCSDDLRIAGTVEGDIRAKQKVILTDSGVVKGTIHSPSADIAGKMTGDVRTSEKLTLRPTAIIDGEIFTKKITIEDGAQIKGSLQVGPDIEVEKRNTQKSSDSMSSNSVSASQSSKNETKKEKDDTDDNSDSEKKSGSKNSGSSTKLSV
- the speD gene encoding adenosylmethionine decarboxylase — translated: MEALGRQILVEFYDCESAKLNDVEYIESSMLAGTKAARATIISHNFHKFSPYGVSGVVVIAESHVAIHTWPEYNYAAVDIFTCGDTIDPWIIQEFLKEAFGSQNVSSMEMKRGLFKVAKGEKLLFKPAAEAEKDY
- the holA gene encoding DNA polymerase III subunit delta; the encoded protein is MARKQNSNQIYQQVKGELSSGNLKPIYYLYGEEEFYLDQLLEQFSKIIPPEQKDFNFDLLYGQEVTPVQVLSIAQSFPMMAEKRVLIIRNFLQLSKGGSEDGSPSGHINDFISYIENPNPNTLLVMFDTKKPAGNTNIGKAIKKSKNVGFHEFERMADYLIPDWVIDWVKSHHSKSIEPAAAQLLAQFVGNNLQLLSTEIDKVCTFVDTFDTISEADVKKIIGSYREFTAIELKEAIVKRNLEQSLYISEQMLQHTKSDTGELIRLVGFFNSVFVNIWQILRYSEKGFAKNKIQSELGIGSSWYFNKLWDDASNFHYSEMPRIFEALLDADRSIKGFSTLDSTSILFFLVKRIIG
- a CDS encoding deoxyhypusine synthase family protein → MSNKGPVSEFITHHFRHFNAATVVDAAKAYEKQLDSGAKMMITLAGAMSTGELGLSLAEMIREDKVHIITCTGANLEEDVFNLVAHNYYKRIPNYRDLSPQDEQELLENHFNRVTDTCIPEEEAMRRIEDHLVKRWVKATKEGERYFPHEYFYDVLLSGDLEDDYQIDPKDSWLLAAAKKNIPVIVPGWEDSTCGNFFASHCIEGRTQSSAMKSGIEYMMMLSDWYQKESGNGIGFFQIGGGIAGDFPICVVPMIEQDLGKKDIPLWSYFCQISDSTTSYGSYSGAVPNEKITWGKLGIDTPKFVIESDATIVAPLIFAYLLGW
- a CDS encoding sigma-70 family RNA polymerase sigma factor, with protein sequence MKAFQATYVKKYDDEDLMEYFQNGQELAFNELVYRYQDRLHNFLYRYTHNHQDCEDLVQETFLRVHKSKHSYERIAKFSTWMYTIALNLAKSLYKKKQRMYKVSIHKDESDPDDRELLLEDANILQDDALHEKLCMEQLEKALMELPEDFREVIILRDLQQLSYEEISEITSIPMGTVKSRINRGRAQVQALIEDYAQLGTNAA
- a CDS encoding dehydrogenase E1 component subunit alpha/beta — translated: MAITKKKISAEQALHIYKSLLLPRRIEERMLKLLRQNKISKWFSGIGQEAVGVGVALSAKSEDYILPMHRNLGVFTAREVPLYPLFCQLFGKADGFTGGRDRSFHFGSLEHNIVGMISHLAAMMPVADGLALAKKLKKEDAVAFSFCGDGATSEGDFHEALNLAAVWQLPVVFVIENNGYGLSTPTSEQFVCENLSDRAKGYGMHGFNIDGNNIFEVMETVEKARKLALKGEPVLIEAKTFRMRGHEEASGTHYVPDVLFEDWAEKDPILRFEQFLESEGIAGEKEFKNITKEIDQSFKAELNKALETADPVFDEEAELKAVYAQEEPQVPTHADGVTYERRFVDVIQSTLRQAFEEDELFLIMGQDIAEYGGVFKITEGFLEQFGKERIRNTPIIESGVLGAAMGLALEGFKPVVEMQFADFISCGFNQIVNNIAKTHYRWSPPLNITIRAPHGGGVGAGPYHSQSVEGWFMQIPGLKVVVPGTVEDAQNLLYSSLYDPNPVLFFEHKKLYRSLREVTPDKATYEPLGKAKVRHEGTDASIITYGMGVQWALNIVDEYSQKGISLEVLDLRTLLPLDKDAIKTTVQKTGKVLLLQEPSLTLGPLSEISAIITEECFEWLDAPVIRCASLDTPIPHDKNLEDGFIANSKFKEKLSKLLEY
- a CDS encoding cation diffusion facilitator family transporter yields the protein MASGSKKVIYAALIGNSLISVTKFIAASISGSSAMMSEGIHSVVDTGNQLLLLLGLKKAQKPADTQFPFGHGKEVYFWSFAVAIIIFGVGAGISIYEGIHSLQDPHEISNPMINYIVLGLAMIFESFAWYFAWKEFKRTKGSQSYYKAVRRQKDPITFVVLFEDSAAMLGLIVAFLGVYLSQVTGLLIFDGIASITIGIVLGGTAIWLAHETKGLLIGESADLEIVDGIKSMTDNVNSIQTVNEVLTLHMGPEYILVTINADFHSIINSDKIESDTATLSAKIKEAYPRVKRVFIEAEASD
- the speB gene encoding agmatinase, whose amino-acid sequence is MTKTDQVFTGIKGKHNEFEQARVLLQSIPYDGTSTWGKGADRGFEAFLEAAENMEIYDIETDSEVYKEGVHIIDPILEDASPEAMFEAVYKNTQELLKTDKFLTFFGGEHSISIGIIKAFYEAHPDITILQLDAHTDLRPEYHGSPYNHACAVYDASLNANLIQVGIRSMDSEELKYLDRNKCYFAEDIFGQTDWMDDSLTKMTDKVYITLDLDVFDPSIMPATGTPEPGGMNWNIMIQYLKKVFQQKHVLGFDIVELAPIEGLTAPQFLAAKLYYKMLSYKFANS
- a CDS encoding arginine decarboxylase produces the protein MKNNYYELIDQTYHFPQNGFELVNGTLRFNNVDLKHLIEKYGTPFKLAYLPKIREKIQQSREYFNQAITENNYSGKYEFCYCTKCCHFNHVVRTALKENVSLETSSSFDIDLIENLYNKGVFPQDKTIVHNGYKTDDYIKKIGRLINNGFSNSICVLDNTHELDKLMELDTKKPIKIGLRISIEEDPQASYYTSRLGINKREILDFVREKIIGNDQVELVMVHFFVDSGVGDNMYYWNEFKKALAQFTKIKKIVPSVTALNIGGGFPIQNSLSFEFDYKYITGEIVRNIQEACKDDGVEEPDIYTEFGKYTVGESGAVIFQVLEQKQQNDTELWYLVDNSLMNTIPDAWSINEKFILLPLNKWQNQYKRVNIGGISCDHSDYYNSEELNQQVLLPAYSDDEAEPLYIGFFHTGAYQDSISGYGGIKHCLIPSPKHIVVDKDENGNLFDYVYRDEQTVDNMLNILGYND